Genomic segment of Calditrichota bacterium:
AACCAGGCACATCACCCGCAAGCGGACAGGAACGACCGGAGAGATTCTTGACGACTTTGTGCGAACTCAACGAGCTGCGCGAAAAGTTCAGCTCGCTTTTCGGTGACCAGCCGGAAGTGTTGGTGCGTGCCGCCGGGCGTGTCAACCTCATCGGCGAGCACACCGACTACAACGACGGCTTTGTCTTGCCGGCGGCCATCGACCGCCATATCTGCCTGTTGGCGCGGCGGCGGCCAGGCCGCATCGTGCGTGCCTACGCTGCCGAGTTCAACGATCTCGCCACTTTCCCGGTACATGCGATCCCGGAGGAGCAGCACGGGCACTGGACGGTCTACCTGCGGGGTGTCATCCAGCTTCTGCAACAGCAGGGTGTGGAAATCGATGGTTTCGATGTGCTCATCGCTGCCACGCTGCCGCGGGCTTCGGGACTCAGCTCCTCCGCAGCTCTTGAGGTCGGTACGGCCTCGCTCATTCAGGCGCTTTTCCCGTTTGTCATGGACGAATTGCAGCTCATCAAACTTGTGCAACAGGCCGAGCACCAGTTTGCCGGCACCAAGTGCGGCATCATGGACATGTTCGTCTGCCGGCTGGGCCGCCAGGCGCACGCCCTCTTTTTGGACTGCCGCTCGTTGGAGTACCGCGTGGTTCCCTTAGCGCTGGACGAGGTGGCTTTGGTCATTTGCGACACCAAGAAGAAGCGCGGCCTGGCGACCTCTGCCTACAACGAACGGCGCGCACAGTGCGAAGAGGGGGTGCGCCTGTTGCGGCAGTGGCTACCAGGCATCAGTGCCCTGCGCGATGTGAGCCTTGAGCAGTTTGCTCCCCTCGCCGACCGCCTCCCGCCGGTCGTGCGGCGCCGCTGCGAGCACGTCGTGGCCGAGAACGCTCGTGTGTTAGAGGCAGTAAGTGCCTTGGAAAGGGGCGACCTCGCCCATTTTGGCAGGCTGATGCAGGCATCGCACGCCAGCCTGCGCGACCTGTACGAGGTGAGCTGCCCGGAGCTCGACACGCTGGTGGAAAGCGCGCTGGCGGTAGATGGTACGCTGGGGGCGCGGCTCACCGGGGCAGGTTTCGGCGGCTGCACCGTCAATCTCGTGCGGCGAGATGCACTCGAGGAGTTCAAGGAGAGAGTGGGCACGGACTATGTCCGACGCTTTGGACAAGAGCCGGGCATCCTCGTCTGTAGTGCCGCCGATGGCGTACAGGTGCAATGGCTGTCCCCGCCAGCTTGTTCGGACAGGACTTCGAATGGCTAACTCGCACCCCCAGAGAATTGTGGTTGTCGGCAGTTCGAATACCGATCTTGTGGTTCGCTGCCAGAGAGCGCCGGCGCCGGGCGAGACGGTGCTCGGGGGCGAGTTTTTCACTGCTGCAGGAGGCAAAGGCGCCAACCAGGCGGTTGCTGCGGCCCGGCTGGGCGCTGAGGTCTGGTTCGTGGCGAAAGTGGGAGACGATGCCTTTGGGCAGCAGGCGCTCGCCGGGTTGCAAGCCGAGGGCGTGCACTGCGACTTTGTGACCGTTGACCCTCGACACCCCTCAGGTGTGGCGCTCATTGTGGTGGAAGAACAGGGCCAGAATCGCATCGTAGTGGCCCCCGGGGCGAACGACCACTTGACGCCGGATGATGTGCAGGCAGCCGCCGGGGTGATACGCGACGCCGGCGCCCTGCTGGTGCAATTGGAGACGCCCTTGGAGACCGTGCGTCATGCGGTAGGCCTGGCCGCCGAGCATAGCGTGACGGTCATCCTCAATCCCGCACCGGGAAGACCGTTGCCAGGTGAGCTGCTGCGCTCGGTGGGGCTCATCACGCCCAATGAGAGCGAAGCAGAGCTCCTCACCGGCGTCAGGCCCCAGGATGACCGGACAAGGCGCGAGGTGGCCGCACTCCTGCACAAAGAGGGCGTGGGCAAGGTCATCATCACCCTGGGTGCCGAAGGGGCGTTTGTGTCTGAGGGGAGCGAGGCCAATCTCATCCCCGGGTTTCCGGTAAAGGCGGTGGACACGACCGCTGCCGGCGACGCGTTTAACGGCGCTTTGGCGGTTGCTCTCGTGCAGGGCCGGGAGCTTGGCGAAGCGGTTCACTATGCCAACGCGGCCGCAGCATTGGCGGTGCAGAAACTGGGTGCGCAACCTTCGTTGCC
This window contains:
- a CDS encoding galactokinase; amino-acid sequence: MTTLCELNELREKFSSLFGDQPEVLVRAAGRVNLIGEHTDYNDGFVLPAAIDRHICLLARRRPGRIVRAYAAEFNDLATFPVHAIPEEQHGHWTVYLRGVIQLLQQQGVEIDGFDVLIAATLPRASGLSSSAALEVGTASLIQALFPFVMDELQLIKLVQQAEHQFAGTKCGIMDMFVCRLGRQAHALFLDCRSLEYRVVPLALDEVALVICDTKKKRGLATSAYNERRAQCEEGVRLLRQWLPGISALRDVSLEQFAPLADRLPPVVRRRCEHVVAENARVLEAVSALERGDLAHFGRLMQASHASLRDLYEVSCPELDTLVESALAVDGTLGARLTGAGFGGCTVNLVRRDALEEFKERVGTDYVRRFGQEPGILVCSAADGVQVQWLSPPACSDRTSNG
- the rbsK gene encoding ribokinase translates to MANSHPQRIVVVGSSNTDLVVRCQRAPAPGETVLGGEFFTAAGGKGANQAVAAARLGAEVWFVAKVGDDAFGQQALAGLQAEGVHCDFVTVDPRHPSGVALIVVEEQGQNRIVVAPGANDHLTPDDVQAAAGVIRDAGALLVQLETPLETVRHAVGLAAEHSVTVILNPAPGRPLPGELLRSVGLITPNESEAELLTGVRPQDDRTRREVAALLHKEGVGKVIITLGAEGAFVSEGSEANLIPGFPVKAVDTTAAGDAFNGALAVALVQGRELGEAVHYANAAAALAVQKLGAQPSLPTAGEVDSFLTQVRGRIV